Proteins encoded by one window of Rhodamnia argentea isolate NSW1041297 chromosome 6, ASM2092103v1, whole genome shotgun sequence:
- the LOC115727914 gene encoding cytosolic sulfotransferase 12-like, giving the protein MTPSQPSQAKYLREDDISQKCRDLLPSLPHEKGWISPSLYQYQGLWVAPKLLNGILACQEHFRAQETDVLLITAPKSGTTWLKAILFCLPNRAKYSGSMQQHPLLTQSPHDLVPFLELKLYFGQEIPNLTSLPPPRLFATHLPYQSLPQSVKDSGCKLVYLCRNPKDTFVSLWHFANKLRSKTTSGIPLAECLDAFCRGVSPFGPYWDHVQGYYKASLEMPERVQFLRYEDMIEDPQVHVKRLADFLGCPFGEQELRDGTVDGIVRMCSFDSMSMLEVNKSGKLSTGQETESYFRKGEVGDWVNYMSVEMGERVDRVVQEKMDGSGLKL; this is encoded by the coding sequence ATGACACCCTCTCAACCTTCCCAAGCAAAGTACTTGCGAGAAGATGACATCTCCCAAAAATGCCGAGAcctccttccctctctccctcatgAAAAAGGCTGGATCTCCCCCTCTCTCTACCAATACCAAGGCTTGTGGGTTGCCCCGAAGCTCTTGAACGGCATCCTCGCTTGCCAAGAGCACTTCCGAGCCCAAGAAACTGATGTCCTCCTCATCACTGCCCCCAAGTCCGGCACCACCTGGTTGAAGGCCATCCTCTTCTGTCTCCCGAACAGGGCCAAGTACTCGGGTTCAATGCAACAACACCCTCTCCTCACCCAAAGCCCCCACGATCTCGTGCCATTCTTGGAGCTTAAGCTCTACTTCGGGCAAGAGATCCCCAACCTCACCTCACTACCACCCCCGAGGCTCTTCGCTACCCACTTGCCGTATCAATCGCTCCCGCAGTCGGTCAAGGACTCCGGGTGTAAGCTGGTGTACCTATGCAGGAACCCAAAGGACACCTTCGTCTCGCTCTGGCACTTCGCCAACAAGCTGAGGTCCAAAACGACAAGCGGGATACCGCTTGCAGAGTGCCTCGATGCTTTCTGCCGGGGCGTGAGCCCGTTCGGACCCTACTGGGACCACGTGCAGGGATACTACAAGGCCAGCTTGGAGATGCCCGAGAGGGTGCAGTTCTTGAGGTATGAGGACATGATAGAGGACCCGCAAGTTCACGTCAAGAGGCTCGCCGACTTCTTAGGGTGTCCGTTTGGCGAACAAGAGCTGAGAGATGGGACCGTGGACGGCATAGTGAGGATGTGTAGCTTCGATAGTATGAGCATGTTGGAGGTGAACAAGAGCGGGAAGTTATCGACCGGACAAGAGACCGAGTCGTACTTCAGGAAAGGCGAGGTCGGGGATTGGGTGAATTACATGAGTGTCGAGATGGGGGAGAGAGTTGACCGTGTCGTGCAAGAGAAGATGGACGGTTCAGGGTTGAAGCTTTGA